The Myxococcaceae bacterium JPH2 genome has a window encoding:
- a CDS encoding DUF2058 family protein gives MQNLRDKLLKAGLVSEEQAKKSDAPSQTSRRPAPSSESHGAPSGRPPARRDRDENRTAGGPPRREGGGGPPRRDGGRPPYHGGSGGRPAAATTASEKPIPKLPPMPGSKAYQRAESKKQVELDRALRELVLGNQVPLEAGETAFYFMTRKGKLRRLELSPAQAKQLEDGELGVVERPEPAQIEHSLVPASSATQMYALSKKSVRFLNRKEDPVGFMNDEELKARQDAEAAGTAPEIPDEPESTDESSESPASDEDTSGGSTP, from the coding sequence ATGCAGAACCTGCGCGACAAGTTGTTGAAGGCGGGCCTTGTCTCCGAGGAGCAGGCCAAGAAGAGCGACGCGCCGTCCCAGACGAGCCGTCGCCCGGCGCCTTCCTCGGAGAGCCACGGGGCGCCCTCGGGCCGTCCCCCGGCCCGCCGCGACCGTGATGAGAACCGGACAGCCGGCGGCCCGCCCCGCCGCGAGGGTGGCGGTGGACCGCCGCGCCGCGACGGAGGCCGTCCCCCGTACCACGGAGGCTCGGGGGGCCGTCCCGCCGCCGCGACGACGGCGTCCGAGAAGCCCATCCCCAAGCTGCCCCCCATGCCGGGCTCCAAGGCCTACCAGCGCGCCGAGTCCAAGAAGCAGGTGGAGCTGGACCGCGCCCTCCGAGAGCTGGTGCTTGGAAACCAGGTGCCACTGGAGGCGGGCGAGACGGCGTTCTACTTCATGACCCGCAAGGGCAAGCTGCGCCGCCTGGAGCTGAGCCCCGCCCAGGCCAAGCAGCTCGAGGATGGCGAGCTGGGCGTCGTCGAGCGTCCGGAGCCCGCGCAGATCGAGCACTCGCTGGTGCCCGCGTCGTCGGCGACGCAGATGTACGCGCTGTCGAAGAAGTCGGTGCGCTTCCTCAACCGCAAGGAAGACCCCGTCGGCTTCATGAACGACGAGGAGCTCAAGGCCCGGCAGGACGCCGAGGCGGCTGGAACCGCCCCGGAGATTCCCGACGAGCCCGAGTCCACTGACGAGTCCAGTGAGTCGCCCGCGTCCGACGAGGACACCTCCGGCGGCAGCACCCCGTAA
- a CDS encoding acyl-CoA dehydrogenase family protein gives MPRADITDLFRIDDLLSAEEKAARDTVARFVDAEVLPIIGKHFREGTFPAHLVPRLAELGVLGANLQGHGCAGMNTVTYGLILQELERGDSGLRSFASVQGSLCMFPIHAYGSEEQKQRFLPAMARGERIGCFGLTESDFGSNPGGMRTRARKDGDHYVLNGSKAWITNGAIADVAIVWAKTDDGGPESVRGFLVEKGMPGFTAREIPGKFSLRASVTSELSFQDVRVPASNVLPGVVGLKGPLSCLNNARLGIAFAVTGAAIACFEGAREYAQSRVQFDGRSIASYQLTQEKLADMLQEIVKAQLVGLRLARLKDEGKSTPVMVSLAKRNNVKSALDIARVARSIYGANGITDDYPPIRHMLNLESVFTYEGTHEVHTLVLGKAITGIDAFN, from the coding sequence ATGCCCCGCGCTGACATCACCGACCTGTTTCGGATCGACGACCTGCTGTCCGCTGAGGAGAAGGCCGCGCGCGACACCGTGGCCCGCTTCGTCGACGCCGAGGTCCTGCCCATCATCGGGAAGCACTTCCGTGAGGGCACCTTCCCCGCGCACCTCGTGCCGCGCCTGGCGGAACTCGGCGTGTTGGGCGCCAACCTCCAGGGCCATGGCTGCGCGGGCATGAACACGGTCACCTACGGCCTCATCCTCCAGGAACTGGAGCGAGGGGACTCGGGACTGCGCTCGTTCGCGTCGGTGCAGGGCTCGCTCTGCATGTTCCCCATCCATGCCTACGGCAGCGAGGAGCAGAAGCAGCGCTTCCTGCCCGCCATGGCGCGCGGCGAGCGCATCGGCTGCTTCGGCCTCACCGAGTCCGACTTCGGCTCGAACCCGGGCGGCATGCGCACCCGCGCGCGCAAGGACGGCGACCACTACGTCCTCAATGGCTCCAAGGCGTGGATCACCAACGGCGCCATCGCCGACGTGGCCATCGTCTGGGCCAAGACGGATGACGGAGGCCCCGAGTCCGTGCGCGGCTTCCTGGTGGAGAAGGGCATGCCGGGCTTCACCGCTCGGGAGATCCCCGGCAAGTTCTCCCTGCGCGCCTCCGTCACCAGCGAGCTGTCCTTCCAGGATGTGCGCGTGCCCGCGAGCAACGTGCTGCCCGGCGTGGTGGGCCTCAAGGGGCCACTGTCGTGTCTGAACAACGCGCGCCTCGGCATCGCGTTCGCCGTCACCGGGGCCGCCATCGCGTGCTTCGAGGGCGCGCGCGAATACGCGCAGTCCCGCGTCCAGTTCGATGGTCGCTCCATCGCCAGCTACCAGCTCACGCAGGAGAAGCTGGCGGACATGCTCCAGGAGATCGTCAAGGCGCAGCTCGTGGGCCTGCGGCTCGCGCGGCTCAAGGACGAGGGCAAGAGCACGCCCGTCATGGTGAGCCTGGCCAAGCGCAACAACGTGAAGAGCGCGTTGGACATCGCGCGCGTGGCCCGGAGCATCTACGGCGCCAACGGCATCACGGACGACTATCCGCCCATCCGGCACATGCTCAACCTGGAGAGCGTCTTCACCTACGAGGGCACCCACGAGGTGCACACGTTGGTGCTCGGCAAGGCCATCACCGGCATCGACGCGTTCAACTGA
- a CDS encoding SDR family oxidoreductase, producing the protein MAPETMKTVVVTGASRGIGRAVALTFARAGYGVWALARSEEALKSLRAEGGEAIRTRAVDVADESALLAACQAILATGTPRVLVNNAGITVSAPLTKTRTEDLAKVMAVNVTAPFILCRELMPAMASAGGGRVINIGSIAAVRGAKYTSAYCASKHALLGLTRALAVEYARKQVTVNNVNPGWVETDMFASATSAITQSTGRSPEQAREALASMNAMGRIIQPEEVAALCLFLASDAAAGITGAAYAIDGGEVG; encoded by the coding sequence ATGGCTCCAGAGACGATGAAGACGGTGGTGGTGACGGGCGCCAGTCGAGGCATCGGTCGCGCGGTGGCGCTCACCTTCGCCCGCGCGGGATACGGCGTGTGGGCGCTCGCCCGCTCGGAGGAGGCGCTGAAGTCCTTGCGCGCCGAGGGCGGCGAGGCCATCCGCACGCGGGCCGTGGACGTGGCGGATGAGTCCGCGCTGCTGGCCGCCTGTCAGGCCATCCTGGCCACGGGAACGCCGCGTGTCCTGGTGAACAACGCGGGCATCACGGTGTCGGCGCCGCTGACGAAGACGCGGACCGAGGACCTGGCCAAGGTGATGGCCGTGAACGTGACGGCGCCCTTCATCCTCTGTCGCGAGCTGATGCCCGCGATGGCGTCGGCCGGTGGAGGCCGCGTCATCAACATCGGCTCCATCGCGGCCGTGCGCGGAGCGAAGTACACGTCCGCTTACTGCGCGTCCAAGCACGCCCTGCTGGGTCTCACGCGGGCGCTCGCGGTGGAGTACGCGCGCAAGCAGGTGACGGTGAACAACGTCAACCCGGGCTGGGTGGAGACGGACATGTTCGCCTCGGCGACCTCGGCCATCACCCAGTCCACGGGCCGCTCGCCCGAGCAGGCCCGCGAGGCGCTCGCGTCGATGAACGCCATGGGACGCATCATCCAGCCTGAAGAGGTCGCGGCGCTGTGCCTGTTCCTCGCCTCGGACGCGGCGGCCGGCATCACCGGCGCGGCCTACGCCATCGACGGCGGAGAAGTGGGCTGA
- a CDS encoding methyl-accepting chemotaxis protein gives MTLSLAARLTAAFILVFLVLTAGSVVLTGMSLRSRMNAGLASSLEQDEAAWNALQEQEERALVAVARAASAGPVLRAELTRGVAEVKTLQAHARAQRDLLGVDVLLLAGADGALLAGSRDGAVTGLGQLLRREGLALITFAGEPYQAVSQAVEEGGRTVGHVVVGTQLGSALLRRLHQQRAGVEPVLHLGPKLVAHAFTSGAPDALLGNLPAQASASVSELELAGVPLRVTRVAVGDGIELVLARSAKLELARLRSTLGLIVLLGCVTAAIAGVVIFLLVRRVMAPLSALREAAARVVAEGDFSRTLDVRSTGEIGQLASSFAEMMARLRSVLLALRGSAQELEATALELATSASDQNLAVTRQAAALHQTQIAAKNLQQSSRAAAQRATGVLREAEQAGALGQAGESALAGSVGGLTHIRSHVDRIFNTVTGLQQRTRQVGDITGTVKDLADQSNVLALNAAIEAARSGESGRAFAVVARQMRSLADQSASATARVQTILADIGKAISETVRTSEGGSREVEGGLEQVRAAGESLRALATLIQNNSQAVRSIAETVSQQDAGIAELFAALSDLTTLADETVERVATSAVAAARLTSASHDVSSIVNQYRL, from the coding sequence ATGACGCTCAGCCTCGCCGCGCGCTTGACGGCGGCTTTCATCCTCGTCTTCCTGGTCCTCACCGCGGGCAGCGTCGTGCTCACGGGCATGTCGCTGCGCTCGCGGATGAACGCGGGGCTGGCCTCCAGCCTGGAGCAGGACGAGGCGGCGTGGAACGCCTTGCAGGAGCAGGAGGAGCGGGCCCTCGTGGCGGTGGCTCGCGCCGCGTCCGCGGGGCCGGTGCTGCGCGCGGAGCTGACGCGGGGCGTGGCCGAGGTGAAGACGCTCCAGGCCCATGCGCGAGCACAGCGAGACTTGCTCGGCGTGGACGTGCTGCTCCTGGCGGGCGCGGATGGCGCGCTGCTGGCGGGCAGTCGGGATGGGGCGGTGACAGGGCTCGGACAGCTTCTGCGTCGCGAGGGGCTCGCGCTCATCACGTTCGCGGGCGAGCCCTACCAGGCCGTGTCCCAGGCGGTGGAGGAGGGTGGGCGCACGGTGGGGCACGTCGTGGTGGGGACCCAGCTCGGGAGCGCGTTGTTGCGCCGGCTGCATCAGCAGCGCGCGGGCGTGGAGCCCGTGCTTCATCTGGGGCCGAAGCTGGTGGCGCATGCCTTCACGTCTGGCGCGCCGGACGCGCTGTTGGGCAACCTGCCCGCGCAGGCGAGTGCCTCGGTGAGCGAGCTGGAGTTGGCCGGGGTGCCGCTGCGGGTGACTCGGGTGGCGGTGGGTGACGGCATCGAGTTGGTGCTGGCCCGGAGCGCGAAGCTGGAGCTGGCTCGGCTGCGCTCGACGCTGGGGCTCATCGTCCTGCTCGGCTGTGTGACGGCGGCCATCGCGGGCGTGGTCATCTTCCTGTTGGTGCGCCGCGTGATGGCTCCGCTGAGCGCGCTGCGAGAGGCCGCCGCGCGCGTGGTCGCGGAAGGGGACTTCAGCCGCACGTTGGACGTGCGCTCGACGGGCGAGATTGGACAGCTCGCGTCCTCGTTCGCGGAGATGATGGCGCGGCTGCGTTCGGTGCTGCTGGCGTTGCGCGGCTCGGCGCAGGAGCTGGAGGCCACGGCGTTGGAGCTGGCCACGTCCGCGTCGGATCAGAACCTCGCGGTGACTCGGCAGGCGGCCGCGCTCCACCAGACGCAGATCGCCGCGAAGAACCTCCAGCAGAGTTCTCGCGCCGCCGCGCAGCGCGCCACGGGCGTGCTCCGCGAGGCTGAGCAGGCCGGGGCGCTGGGGCAGGCGGGCGAGTCCGCGCTGGCGGGCAGCGTGGGGGGACTCACGCACATCCGCTCGCATGTCGACCGCATCTTCAACACGGTGACGGGGCTTCAGCAGCGCACGCGGCAGGTGGGGGACATCACCGGGACGGTGAAGGACCTGGCGGACCAGTCGAACGTGCTCGCGCTCAACGCGGCCATCGAAGCGGCGCGCAGCGGCGAGTCCGGTCGCGCCTTCGCGGTGGTGGCTCGGCAGATGCGGTCACTCGCGGACCAGTCCGCCAGTGCCACGGCGCGCGTGCAGACCATCCTCGCGGACATCGGCAAGGCCATCTCCGAGACGGTGCGGACCAGCGAGGGCGGCTCTCGCGAGGTGGAGGGCGGGCTGGAGCAGGTCCGCGCCGCGGGGGAGAGCCTTCGTGCGCTCGCCACCCTCATCCAGAACAACAGTCAGGCCGTGCGCAGCATCGCGGAGACGGTGAGCCAGCAGGACGCCGGCATCGCGGAGCTCTTCGCCGCGCTCAGTGACCTGACGACCCTCGCGGACGAGACCGTCGAGCGCGTGGCCACGAGCGCCGTCGCCGCCGCGCGCCTCACCTCCGCGTCGCATGACGTCAGCTCCATCGTGAATCAGTACCGCCTGTGA
- a CDS encoding serine/threonine-protein phosphatase — translation MRIDSAGQTHVGRRPHNEDAYCVLPELGLFVVADGLGGQEGGEVASRCVVDTFAGLGLRLEKDRDATWPDAVDPRRSREENMLAACAALAQRNLIAQRVGRLREMASTVVALAVGEHGAAVVHVGDSRLYRLRDGKLEALTRDHSLIEELRAAGMEPPGGPANLRHLITRALGTDNAEPTVQRLDARTGDVFLLCSDGLYEPLGLDGLVPRLHAATAQEACDALVSAAFEAGGRDNITAVVLRVPEA, via the coding sequence ATGCGAATCGACAGCGCGGGACAGACCCATGTCGGCCGGCGGCCACACAACGAGGATGCCTACTGTGTCCTGCCGGAACTGGGGTTGTTCGTCGTGGCGGACGGGCTGGGCGGTCAAGAGGGCGGTGAGGTGGCGAGCCGCTGCGTGGTGGACACCTTCGCGGGGCTCGGGCTGCGGCTGGAGAAGGACCGGGACGCGACGTGGCCGGACGCGGTGGACCCTCGCAGGAGTCGCGAGGAGAACATGTTGGCCGCGTGCGCCGCGCTGGCCCAACGCAACTTGATTGCACAACGGGTGGGGCGCCTCCGGGAGATGGCCTCCACGGTGGTGGCGCTGGCGGTGGGCGAGCATGGCGCCGCGGTGGTGCACGTGGGCGACAGTCGGCTGTATCGCCTGCGCGATGGGAAGCTGGAGGCCCTCACGCGGGACCACTCGCTCATCGAGGAGCTGCGCGCGGCGGGCATGGAGCCTCCCGGCGGACCCGCGAATCTCCGGCACCTCATCACGCGGGCCCTGGGCACGGACAACGCCGAGCCCACGGTCCAGCGGCTCGATGCGCGCACCGGGGACGTGTTCCTGCTCTGCTCGGATGGTCTCTATGAGCCGCTGGGCCTGGACGGGTTGGTGCCGCGCCTCCATGCCGCCACCGCGCAAGAGGCCTGTGATGCGCTGGTGAGCGCGGCCTTCGAGGCGGGAGGACGCGACAACATCACCGCGGTCGTGCTGCGCGTGCCGGAGGCCTGA